The following are encoded together in the Lactuca sativa cultivar Salinas chromosome 1, Lsat_Salinas_v11, whole genome shotgun sequence genome:
- the LOC111886038 gene encoding UDP-D-apiose/UDP-D-xylose synthase 2 has translation MAASSARVDLDGNTINPFTICMIGAGGFIGSHLCEKLLTETPHTVLAVDVYNDKIKHLLEGPDSLPWAGRIQFHRLNIKNDSRLEGLIKCSDLTVNLAAICTPADYNTRPLDTIYSNFIDALPVVKYCSENNKRLIHFSTCEVYGKTIGSYLPQDSPLRQDPAYYILKEDTSPCIFGPIEKQRWSYACAKQLIERLIYAEGAENGLEFTIVRPFNWIGPRMDFIPGIDGPSEGVPRVLACFSNNLLRREPLKLVDGGESQRTFVYIKDAIEAVLLMIENPARANGHIFNVGNPNNEVTVRQLAEMMTKVYSKVSGEDSIETPTVDVSSKEFYGEGYDDSDKRIPDMTIINKQLGWDPKTSLWDLLESTLTYQHRTYAEAVKQSVAKAVAS, from the exons ATGGCGGCATCGTCGGCGAGGGTAGATCTGGACGGAAATACGATAAATCCGTTCACAATATGCATGATTGGTGCCGGTGGATTCATTGGCTCACACTTGTGCGAGAAATTGTTGACGGAGACGCCGCACACTGTCTTGGCGGTGGACGTTTACAATGACAAAATCAAACACCTTCTCGAGGGGCCGGATTCCCTTCCTTGGGCTGGTCGCATCCAGTTCCACCGCCTCAACATTAAGAATGATTCGCGCCTCGAAGGTCTTATCAAGTGCTCCGATCTG ACAGTAAATCTAGCCGCGATCTGCACACCGGCGGACTACAATACGCGTCCTCTTGATACGATCTACAGTAATTTCATCGACGCTCTCCCTGTG GTTAAGTACTGTTCAGAGAATAACAAGCGGCTCATTCACTTCTCCACTTGTGAAGTATACGGGAAAACCATTGGTAGCTATCTTCCCCAAGATAGCCCCTTGCGACAG GATCCTGCTTACTATATCCTTAAAGAAGATACATCCCCttgcatttttggcccaattgAGAAACAAAGGTGGTCTTATGCATGCGCAAAACAATTGATCGAGAGGCTAATCTATG CTGAGGGTGCTGAAAATGGCCTTGAATTCACCATTGTTAGACCTTTCAACTGGATCGGCCCTAGGATGGATTTCATTCCAGGGATTGATGGTCCCAGTGAAGGTGTTCCCAGGGTTCTTGCTTGCTTTAGCAAT AATCTTCTCAGACGTGAGCCTTTGAAGCTAGTTGATGGTGGTGAATCTCAAAGGACCTTTGTCTATATCAAGGATGCCATTGAAGCTGTTCTTTTGATGATT GAGAATCCTGCTAGAGCTAATGGTCATATCTTCAATGTTGGAAACCCCAATAATGAAGTTACAGTGAGGCAGCTAGCTGAAATGATGACCAAG GTGTATTCAAAAGTAAGTGGTGAAGATTCAATAGAGACTCCTACTGTTGATGTGAGCTCCAAAGAGTTTTATGGTGAAGGTTATGATGATAGTGACAAGAGAATTCCAGACATGACCATTATTAACAAACAATTAG GTTGGGATCCGAAGACATCACTTTGGGATTTGCTGGAATCGACACTTACCTATCAACACAGGACATATGCGGAAGCAGTGAAGCAATCCGTTGCAAAAGCAGTAGCTAGTTAA